The following proteins are encoded in a genomic region of Waddlia chondrophila WSU 86-1044:
- a CDS encoding type II toxin-antitoxin system PemK/MazF family toxin: MALKKNNPLQGEVWLFDPDPVKGNEIGKKVRPALVVSNNLMNKGVSGLIIIVPITSKDKKIPSHIRIEPPEGGVNLPSFAVCEQVRSISKSRLVKRLGKVQSATVLKEVGSWLNDLLWIDI; the protein is encoded by the coding sequence ATGGCTTTGAAGAAGAATAATCCGCTTCAAGGTGAGGTTTGGCTTTTTGATCCTGACCCAGTTAAGGGAAATGAGATTGGGAAGAAGGTTCGTCCTGCTCTTGTCGTCTCTAATAACCTGATGAACAAAGGAGTGTCAGGCCTTATTATCATTGTCCCCATCACAAGCAAGGACAAGAAAATTCCTTCCCATATTCGGATTGAGCCACCAGAAGGTGGAGTTAACCTTCCTAGTTTTGCTGTATGCGAGCAAGTTCGGTCTATTAGCAAAAGTAGACTTGTAAAAAGATTAGGCAAGGTTCAGTCTGCAACCGTGCTTAAAGAAGTCGGTTCATGGTTGAACGATCTTCTGTGGATTGATATTTAG